Proteins encoded by one window of Mixta hanseatica:
- a CDS encoding VOC family protein has translation MATPVISGNDIFSHVFIGASDVETSAAFYDAVLGTLGINNLGPFGNGWVLYGREKPAFIIARPGNGEAPSANGVTVGFAAASPEEVDAFHAAGLAAGGKDEGQPGPRNHLLGAYAAYLRDPAGNKITAYTFI, from the coding sequence ATGGCAACACCTGTAATTTCTGGTAATGACATCTTTTCTCACGTGTTCATCGGTGCATCCGATGTCGAAACATCTGCTGCTTTTTACGATGCTGTACTCGGAACGCTTGGCATCAACAACCTCGGCCCGTTTGGCAACGGCTGGGTACTCTATGGTCGCGAAAAGCCAGCCTTTATTATTGCACGTCCGGGCAATGGCGAAGCGCCATCGGCCAACGGCGTGACTGTTGGATTTGCAGCTGCAAGTCCGGAAGAGGTTGATGCTTTCCACGCAGCCGGCCTTGCCGCCGGAGGGAAAGATGAAGGCCAGCCTGGCCCGCGCAACCATCTCCTTGGAGCCTATGCAGCCTACCTGCGAGACCCTGCGGGTAACAAAATCACGGCTTATACGTTCATCTGA
- a CDS encoding S-(hydroxymethyl)glutathione dehydrogenase/class III alcohol dehydrogenase: MKSRAAVAFAPGKPLEIVEIDVAPPKKGEVLIKNTHTGVCHTDAFTLSGNDPEGVFPVVLGHEGAGIVVEVGEGVTSVKPGDHVIPLYTAECGECEFCQSGKTNLCVSVRETQGKGLMPDGTTRFSYNGQPLYHYMGCSTFSEYTVVAEVSLAKINPEANHEHVCLLGCGVTTGIGAVHNTAKVQPGDSVAIFGLGAIGLAAVQGARQAKAGRIIAIDTNPAKFELARQFGATDCINPNDHDKPIKDVLLEINKWGIDHTFECIGNVDVMRAALESAHRGWGQSIVIGVAGAGKEISTRPFQLVTGRVWKGSAFGGVKGRTQLPAMVEDAMKGEIELEPFVTHTMTLDEINDAFDLMHEGKSIRTVVHY; this comes from the coding sequence ATGAAATCACGTGCTGCCGTTGCATTTGCACCAGGGAAGCCCCTGGAGATTGTTGAAATTGATGTCGCACCACCTAAAAAAGGCGAGGTGCTGATTAAAAACACCCACACCGGTGTCTGCCATACTGATGCCTTTACCCTCTCCGGGAACGATCCTGAGGGCGTTTTCCCGGTGGTTCTCGGCCACGAAGGGGCCGGTATCGTCGTGGAGGTCGGTGAAGGCGTGACCAGCGTGAAGCCGGGAGACCATGTTATTCCGCTTTACACCGCCGAATGCGGGGAGTGTGAATTCTGTCAGTCCGGTAAAACCAACCTCTGTGTATCTGTTCGCGAGACTCAGGGCAAAGGACTGATGCCTGACGGAACCACCCGCTTTTCTTACAACGGCCAGCCTCTTTACCACTACATGGGATGCTCCACGTTCAGTGAGTACACGGTAGTGGCCGAGGTTTCTCTGGCAAAAATTAACCCGGAGGCAAACCATGAACACGTCTGCCTGCTGGGCTGTGGCGTAACCACAGGGATTGGCGCTGTTCACAACACAGCGAAAGTACAGCCTGGAGATTCTGTCGCTATTTTTGGTCTTGGCGCAATCGGTCTGGCTGCCGTTCAGGGGGCTCGCCAGGCAAAAGCAGGACGCATTATCGCTATCGACACCAACCCGGCCAAATTCGAACTTGCCCGTCAGTTCGGTGCAACCGACTGTATCAACCCGAACGACCATGACAAACCGATTAAAGATGTGCTGCTTGAAATCAACAAGTGGGGCATTGACCACACCTTTGAATGTATCGGTAACGTCGACGTTATGCGTGCGGCGCTGGAAAGTGCTCACCGTGGCTGGGGCCAGTCCATTGTCATCGGCGTGGCCGGCGCCGGGAAGGAGATTTCCACCCGTCCATTCCAGCTCGTTACCGGGCGCGTATGGAAAGGTTCTGCTTTCGGCGGAGTGAAAGGCCGTACGCAGCTTCCGGCCATGGTCGAAGATGCCATGAAGGGCGAGATTGAACTGGAGCCATTTGTTACCCACACCATGACGCTGGATGAAATCAATGATGCCTTTGACCTTATGCATGAAGGTAAATCTATCCGGACGGTGGTTCATTACTGA
- the frmR gene encoding formaldehyde-responsive transcriptional repressor FrmR, translated as MPSTPEEKKKVLTRVRRIRGQIDALERALENGTECRSVLQQIAAVRGAANGLMAEVLESHIRETFDQNDSYSHEISKSVDDTIELVRAYLK; from the coding sequence ATGCCCAGTACTCCTGAAGAGAAAAAAAAGGTCCTTACCCGGGTTCGCCGCATTCGGGGTCAGATTGATGCTCTGGAAAGAGCGCTTGAAAATGGCACTGAATGCCGTTCCGTTCTTCAGCAGATAGCTGCCGTTCGCGGAGCAGCTAACGGTCTTATGGCAGAGGTGCTGGAGAGCCACATACGGGAAACCTTTGACCAGAATGACAGCTACAGCCATGAAATCAGTAAATCCGTTGACGATACGATTGAACTGGTTCGTGCCTATCTTAAATAG
- a CDS encoding zinc-binding alcohol dehydrogenase family protein: protein MEDLRLPNPSMPVGRDLLVRVRAVAVNPRDLKSRRNISPVAGNPVVMGYDASGVVEATGPDVTLFRPGDHIFYAGVLDRQGANAEFQLVDERITGIKPAALSFETAASIPLTGLTAWEMLFDRLQLSVNGEADQTLLMLGGAGGVSCMAIQLARILSRVNIIGTASRQESARAVRGFGAHYVLDHSRALAPQVASLAGLPPITRIFSTHTTSSAWENMAEIIAPQGRIGLIDDPEPLDLRLIKFKSVSVHWEAMFTRPMHATADMSKQHDILNKLSCMLDSGKLKPPLLAEYGRLNAKALRRAHEDMENKNVNGKIVFSGF from the coding sequence ATTGAAGATTTGAGGCTTCCCAACCCATCCATGCCCGTGGGGCGTGATCTTTTGGTCAGAGTCAGAGCGGTCGCGGTTAATCCACGTGATCTGAAAAGCCGGCGAAACATAAGCCCTGTTGCAGGCAACCCGGTAGTTATGGGATACGACGCTTCCGGTGTTGTCGAAGCAACCGGCCCGGATGTAACGTTGTTCAGGCCTGGTGATCACATTTTCTATGCCGGTGTGCTCGATCGTCAGGGAGCCAACGCAGAGTTTCAGCTGGTTGACGAACGTATTACGGGGATCAAGCCGGCAGCACTGAGTTTTGAAACTGCCGCGTCAATTCCCCTGACCGGTCTGACAGCCTGGGAAATGTTATTTGATCGTCTGCAGTTGTCAGTGAACGGCGAGGCTGATCAGACACTATTGATGCTTGGTGGTGCGGGCGGTGTCTCTTGTATGGCTATACAACTTGCGCGCATCCTGAGTCGGGTGAACATCATCGGGACAGCGTCACGGCAGGAGAGCGCCAGAGCAGTTCGCGGATTTGGTGCGCATTATGTTCTGGACCATTCTCGCGCGCTTGCGCCACAGGTTGCCAGCCTTGCTGGACTCCCTCCCATTACCCGGATTTTCTCGACGCATACTACGTCATCTGCCTGGGAAAATATGGCAGAAATCATTGCCCCACAAGGCCGTATCGGACTCATCGACGATCCTGAACCACTGGATCTGCGTTTGATCAAATTTAAAAGCGTTTCTGTTCACTGGGAGGCAATGTTTACCCGCCCAATGCATGCTACTGCGGACATGTCTAAACAGCATGATATTCTTAACAAACTCTCATGCATGCTGGATTCCGGTAAGCTCAAACCTCCGTTGCTGGCAGAGTATGGCAGGCTGAATGCTAAAGCACTTCGCCGGGCTCATGAGGACATGGAAAATAAAAATGTGAACGGGAAAATTGTTTTTTCAGGGTTCTGA
- a CDS encoding DUF1173 family protein, which yields MDVPADLISRLNRSFARELGDWRRGQKVMLIAETDPPVKKFRQRDGKPVPYSTCRVIDAALMTVSARFIPLDSSWEGVIEEKLWQEKRHFIKPLRYDGEADVFPDFLLKDVPGREIVPLEVFGMNTPDYLARKAVKLAHYREEYGEGNWWCWDAYTAGAANNIPPFPDSQLIK from the coding sequence CTGGACGTACCGGCAGATTTAATCAGTCGCCTGAACCGGAGTTTTGCCCGTGAGCTTGGCGACTGGCGGCGCGGACAGAAAGTCATGTTGATTGCCGAAACCGATCCGCCGGTGAAAAAATTCAGACAGCGTGACGGGAAACCTGTGCCGTACAGCACCTGCAGGGTTATCGATGCGGCCCTGATGACCGTCAGTGCCCGGTTTATTCCTCTCGACTCCTCCTGGGAGGGCGTGATCGAAGAAAAACTCTGGCAGGAGAAGCGGCATTTCATCAAGCCTCTGCGTTATGACGGCGAGGCGGACGTTTTCCCTGATTTTTTGCTGAAAGATGTGCCGGGCAGGGAGATTGTGCCGCTCGAAGTATTTGGTATGAACACGCCTGATTATCTCGCGCGTAAGGCGGTCAAGCTTGCACATTATCGCGAAGAATATGGCGAGGGGAACTGGTGGTGCTGGGACGCTTACACGGCAGGTGCTGCTAATAACATCCCGCCGTTTCCTGATAGCCAGCTCATAAAATAA
- a CDS encoding DNA polymerase III subunit theta: protein MNRTETGHNLAARTSEERDKINVDLAASGVAYKERLNLPVIPQQTEMEQPAGLREYFRERLQHYRSVALQFPKGTDSVYQKEESK, encoded by the coding sequence ATGAACCGTACTGAAACTGGCCATAATCTTGCCGCCCGTACCAGTGAAGAACGGGATAAAATCAATGTTGACCTGGCAGCCTCCGGAGTGGCTTATAAAGAACGTCTGAATTTGCCGGTAATTCCACAGCAGACAGAAATGGAACAGCCTGCTGGACTGCGAGAATATTTCCGTGAAAGGCTGCAGCACTACCGATCTGTCGCGCTGCAGTTCCCAAAAGGTACCGATTCGGTCTATCAGAAAGAAGAGAGTAAATAA
- a CDS encoding RepB family plasmid replication initiator protein, which produces MDNNKLALVIEEKTKDTGEVIHLIPTLRQTIQPKVLLRLGVFVPTLKSTGKGGRKNHSIDATESLSRLSIVEGEGYEQIQIYGPRLDMDTDFKVWVGIIYALSTLKVDSENQLMVNFADFAKYCGFDTKRIDRQLKMRFDASLTRISRTNISFVKPIPGTDDRITINMHLVENTYFDSSTGQIVIVPNSRLNTLYRVDGKTRLYLKALQKLSRKESAQALYLYLAELPPTFYRIGFDRLRERLQLTSHLGNQNATVRKALQQLNEIGFLEYTVEKEGKDYVLNILKRNTKL; this is translated from the coding sequence ATGGATAACAATAAGTTAGCTTTGGTTATAGAAGAAAAAACTAAAGATACAGGCGAAGTTATTCACCTGATACCTACACTACGTCAGACTATCCAGCCCAAAGTCCTGTTGCGCTTAGGTGTGTTTGTTCCAACACTTAAATCTACTGGAAAGGGTGGCAGAAAAAACCACAGCATTGACGCAACAGAATCACTTTCACGCCTGTCCATTGTAGAGGGTGAAGGTTATGAGCAGATCCAGATTTATGGTCCACGCCTCGATATGGATACCGATTTTAAGGTCTGGGTCGGCATAATCTATGCGCTGTCTACGCTAAAAGTCGACAGTGAAAACCAGCTCATGGTTAATTTTGCTGATTTTGCAAAATATTGTGGCTTCGATACCAAACGTATCGATCGGCAGCTTAAAATGCGTTTCGATGCATCTCTGACGCGGATATCCCGCACCAACATAAGCTTTGTGAAGCCCATACCCGGTACAGATGATCGAATAACCATTAACATGCATCTGGTCGAAAACACTTATTTTGACAGTAGCACGGGACAGATAGTCATTGTTCCTAACTCAAGGCTTAATACACTGTACAGGGTGGACGGTAAAACCAGACTGTATCTGAAGGCCCTACAAAAGCTTTCGCGCAAAGAGTCAGCCCAGGCACTGTACTTGTATCTGGCTGAACTGCCACCAACGTTCTACCGGATTGGCTTTGATCGCCTACGTGAGCGTCTGCAACTGACCTCTCACCTGGGTAACCAGAACGCAACGGTTCGCAAAGCGCTGCAGCAACTTAATGAAATTGGTTTTCTGGAATATACGGTCGAGAAAGAAGGAAAAGATTACGTTCTGAACATTCTCAAACGTAACACAAAATTATAA
- the repA gene encoding plasmid replication initiator RepA codes for MADKNHASVHWSQLDEEAQVRFWQRVDAGEITSFLVSESGDSVHLPLKKPTKRRRGNHSTKPKCENPRWFRPSHYRTLGGQLGYAYNRLVKTDKATGTTQIRIHMSRHPIYVQGRIEAGRKYAFRPEKQRLLDAMWPVLISFCDAGKHSVGMCVSRLARELSPKDSKGNVIKDQEITVPRISRLLKEQIRFGLLDVSRELEWDRAAKQWLPKYVWITEKGFRALGVDLVKLAKEQEKALRRSEERHQLIEMGLMTEDEDISPQAARRRWAEKMTSQALKRRRELAAKRKRANRLAKLPWDAQVHEMATHILKSMSADEAYYCSSDRLEKLAIQQLYQMELFQSGVPPA; via the coding sequence ATGGCTGATAAAAATCACGCCTCTGTGCACTGGAGTCAGCTTGATGAAGAAGCGCAGGTACGTTTCTGGCAACGCGTAGATGCCGGAGAAATTACCTCCTTTCTGGTTTCTGAAAGCGGCGATTCCGTTCACTTACCGCTGAAAAAACCAACGAAGCGCCGGCGGGGTAATCATTCCACGAAGCCAAAGTGTGAAAATCCACGCTGGTTCCGGCCATCTCATTACCGCACGCTGGGTGGTCAGCTGGGTTACGCCTATAACCGGCTCGTAAAAACGGATAAAGCGACCGGTACCACGCAGATTCGCATTCATATGTCCCGCCATCCAATCTATGTTCAGGGTCGCATTGAAGCGGGGCGTAAATACGCATTCCGTCCCGAAAAACAGCGCCTGCTGGATGCTATGTGGCCTGTTCTCATCAGTTTCTGTGATGCCGGTAAGCATTCTGTCGGTATGTGTGTTTCGCGACTGGCCAGAGAACTCAGCCCAAAAGACAGTAAGGGTAATGTGATTAAAGATCAGGAGATCACGGTTCCCCGGATTTCACGCCTTCTCAAAGAGCAAATCAGGTTTGGTCTGCTTGATGTATCGCGTGAGCTGGAATGGGACCGTGCAGCTAAACAATGGTTACCAAAATACGTCTGGATCACAGAAAAAGGTTTCCGTGCACTCGGCGTCGATCTGGTCAAACTGGCAAAAGAGCAGGAAAAAGCACTGAGAAGAAGCGAAGAACGACATCAGCTGATTGAAATGGGCCTAATGACGGAGGATGAAGACATTTCTCCACAGGCTGCACGCCGGCGCTGGGCAGAAAAAATGACGTCTCAGGCACTCAAACGCCGGCGCGAGCTGGCTGCAAAGCGTAAACGGGCCAACAGACTGGCGAAGTTACCGTGGGACGCTCAGGTCCATGAGATGGCCACACATATTCTTAAATCCATGTCGGCAGATGAAGCCTATTATTGCTCATCCGATCGGCTGGAAAAGCTGGCCATTCAACAGCTGTACCAGATGGAGCTTTTCCAGTCAGGCGTACCGCCAGCGTAG
- the tap gene encoding RepA leader peptide Tap, with product MLRKRQHLLCSLLLCNISAGRNG from the coding sequence ATGCTCAGAAAAAGACAACACCTTCTGTGCTCACTCCTTCTGTGCAACATAAGCGCAGGAAGGAATGGCTGA
- a CDS encoding RepB family protein, with product MPRDQTVTSSKKVRRMTDSEKQLAAVARKRLTHKEIKVFVRNPLKDLMINECKREGVNQAQFVEKLIEDELRKRGLLE from the coding sequence ATGCCGCGTGATCAAACGGTTACTTCCTCTAAAAAAGTCAGACGGATGACGGATTCTGAAAAGCAGCTTGCCGCTGTGGCCAGGAAACGGCTAACGCATAAAGAAATAAAGGTTTTTGTGCGTAACCCGTTAAAAGATCTGATGATAAATGAGTGTAAACGGGAAGGCGTTAATCAGGCTCAGTTTGTTGAAAAACTTATAGAGGACGAGCTCAGAAAGCGAGGCCTTTTAGAGTAA